The Nesterenkonia xinjiangensis genome contains a region encoding:
- a CDS encoding P-loop ATPase, Sll1717 family, with product MADMLPRFSVLNFGHLDAREEAQLQPELLTEGYFDYQNAAYGLSTGNTWGILGPKGSGKSAVLENLRLTWQDRHDRFFEYWDLSNFPIADVAEITQDISKGPARARTSWEFLLWLRVVESLNNDVGASLSHEFVALFKRLKRAGFIGSDWSVSVNRWTGGGLGADLKLLQGSLRFNRESVTTLEVSSDLRESVIKSKTDSRHLIAVDGLDSFFFEVSDQWTSLAGLLSAMSTVNHALRGAGLPITVAVAGRSDIIDMVPDPETNKLKEHFIYLDWHLNGIGAKNHLWKLVSTKAAVMHPQVRDITKQYLGRKIVAGELGPYHDISQIILDNTRLLPRDIVALLSHLQKVHTSEHPVHPEKVKRALERYCEEYFIGEIFNNLAGILPSNRARELSSFQDALRASPSRLFTMDYMTTELRGELEPSEIKKLLKQLFEVGGIGVKSGEHTDFTFRRTSGGAFTTRGKFMLHDALTRAWNKPWRDKS from the coding sequence ATGGCCGACATGCTCCCTCGATTCAGTGTCCTCAACTTCGGGCATCTAGATGCTCGCGAAGAAGCTCAGCTACAGCCGGAGCTTCTCACGGAAGGCTATTTCGATTACCAAAACGCCGCGTACGGGCTATCCACAGGGAATACGTGGGGGATCTTGGGGCCGAAAGGTTCCGGGAAATCTGCGGTCCTTGAGAACCTTAGGCTGACATGGCAGGATCGTCATGACAGATTTTTCGAGTACTGGGATCTCTCGAATTTCCCGATTGCCGATGTTGCAGAAATAACTCAAGATATCTCTAAAGGGCCCGCAAGAGCGCGTACCTCCTGGGAGTTTCTTCTTTGGCTCAGAGTGGTTGAGTCTCTGAACAATGATGTAGGCGCCAGCTTGAGTCATGAGTTTGTTGCGCTATTTAAGCGCCTCAAAAGAGCGGGATTCATTGGATCTGACTGGTCGGTTAGCGTAAATAGGTGGACAGGTGGTGGTCTCGGCGCAGACCTAAAGTTGCTGCAGGGAAGCCTGAGATTTAACCGAGAGTCGGTAACTACTCTTGAGGTTTCCAGTGATTTGCGCGAATCCGTTATAAAATCCAAGACAGATTCGAGACACCTAATTGCTGTAGATGGGCTCGATTCGTTCTTCTTCGAAGTCAGTGATCAGTGGACGTCTCTTGCGGGTCTCCTGTCGGCCATGTCGACGGTTAATCACGCGTTGCGCGGTGCGGGGTTGCCGATTACAGTTGCAGTTGCGGGTAGATCGGATATCATCGACATGGTTCCAGATCCTGAAACCAATAAGCTCAAAGAGCATTTTATCTATCTAGACTGGCACTTAAACGGGATTGGTGCGAAGAACCATCTCTGGAAACTTGTCAGCACAAAGGCTGCTGTTATGCATCCCCAGGTAAGAGATATTACTAAACAGTACCTGGGGCGCAAAATCGTGGCTGGTGAGCTTGGCCCATATCATGATATATCTCAGATAATTCTCGACAATACGAGACTCCTTCCTCGGGATATTGTTGCCTTGCTGTCTCATCTCCAGAAGGTTCACACCAGCGAACATCCGGTTCACCCTGAAAAGGTTAAAAGAGCGCTTGAGAGATATTGCGAAGAGTATTTTATTGGAGAGATATTTAATAATCTCGCAGGGATCTTGCCGAGCAACAGGGCTCGGGAGCTCTCGAGCTTCCAGGATGCGCTGCGCGCTTCACCAAGCCGTCTTTTCACAATGGATTACATGACTACTGAGCTCAGAGGCGAATTGGAGCCTTCTGAAATCAAAAAGCTTCTTAAGCAGCTATTCGAAGTTGGTGGAATTGGAGTCAAGTCCGGAGAGCATACAGATTTCACTTTCCGTAGAACTTCTGGTGGGGCCTTCACTACTCGCGGAAAATTCATGCTTCACGATGCGCTTACCCGTGCTTGGAATAAGCCTTGGCGAGACAAGTCGTAG
- a CDS encoding serine hydrolase, which yields MKTPGQATSLEQRIRALTTAQPFAVHWEIRDLSSKNSVTIGNGADVQVASFSTRKVSVLLVCLTLVQHGKLSLDQRLPITAEMAEGVQAGIMKDLAAGVELSLEDHLRQMMITSDNICTQLVFDAIGAAAEATSLHQDDRAAAALQQVNDYCAWIGMRATLHREIFPRSGDLTWHHSIEATTVTTAADQAHLLAQLGRGTQGTEAAELLHLTPELCRFAVELMRGLYTPLLGAETIALRFGEKNGRGLRSLSQVGLATTDDGAPVAAVAVFAESIPTQLPDGTPGRIAAYELFGQIGQTIEAWHLGERQPEPRQLLRLNPHQDLGATDAQLEAVMSHQGVLAASGGVTDSDTTYAEIGRDVVSNREFHPLAGSGKFLAALALAQREAADPGLLEASVTLTAEHRRRAAVGPLHISPGSGQNAGTGQGAGQAADELTLSLHDALGLIIRTSDAATSLAVRDALEARGVDLLAETRGFLERFNPPGQTLIHTQITGFEDWGAARGDLLTGETSPHELRQLLMLVTGYGGLLGEELPDRGEPLVAPSAASRMLGWMSPVFEPAGLAWALPGYGPKKVPQWTVSGLETRGPRTPAADGASDAHDDADAETHPEGWTSVLITRRPGVEPTQGGVLWMAAYVPAGPTEAAPEAPTRTGRDAARIFGELGLTLHRRGLSRAKLRGSVAPMYISDS from the coding sequence ATGAAAACTCCGGGCCAGGCAACTAGCCTCGAACAGCGGATCCGTGCCCTCACCACTGCGCAGCCCTTCGCAGTCCACTGGGAGATCCGGGACCTGTCTTCCAAGAACTCCGTCACCATCGGCAACGGCGCCGACGTCCAGGTCGCGTCCTTTAGCACCCGGAAGGTCAGCGTGCTGCTGGTCTGCCTCACCCTGGTCCAGCATGGAAAGCTGTCCCTGGACCAGCGGCTGCCCATCACCGCGGAGATGGCCGAGGGTGTGCAGGCCGGCATCATGAAGGACCTCGCCGCCGGCGTCGAGCTCAGCCTCGAGGACCACCTGCGGCAGATGATGATCACCTCGGACAACATCTGCACTCAGCTCGTCTTCGACGCCATCGGCGCAGCCGCCGAGGCGACCAGCCTGCACCAGGACGATCGCGCCGCCGCGGCTCTGCAGCAGGTCAACGACTACTGCGCCTGGATTGGCATGCGCGCCACCCTGCACCGGGAGATCTTCCCGCGCAGCGGCGACCTGACCTGGCATCACAGCATCGAGGCGACGACCGTCACCACCGCCGCCGACCAGGCCCACCTGCTTGCACAGCTCGGCCGCGGCACGCAGGGCACCGAGGCCGCCGAACTTCTGCATCTCACCCCTGAGCTGTGCCGATTCGCCGTCGAACTCATGCGTGGCCTCTACACGCCCCTGCTCGGCGCGGAGACCATTGCGCTGCGCTTCGGGGAGAAGAATGGCCGCGGCCTGCGCAGCCTCTCCCAGGTCGGGCTCGCCACCACCGACGACGGTGCCCCGGTCGCCGCCGTCGCGGTCTTCGCCGAGAGCATCCCCACCCAGTTGCCCGACGGGACCCCTGGCCGTATTGCCGCCTACGAGCTCTTCGGCCAGATCGGGCAGACGATCGAAGCGTGGCACCTGGGGGAGCGACAGCCTGAACCCCGCCAACTCCTGCGTCTGAACCCCCATCAGGATCTCGGCGCCACCGACGCTCAACTGGAGGCGGTCATGTCCCACCAGGGCGTGCTGGCGGCCAGCGGGGGAGTCACCGACAGCGACACCACCTACGCCGAAATCGGTCGGGACGTCGTGAGCAACCGGGAGTTCCACCCGCTCGCCGGCTCCGGGAAGTTCCTCGCCGCGCTCGCCCTCGCTCAACGTGAGGCCGCGGATCCCGGCTTGCTGGAGGCGTCGGTGACCCTGACCGCCGAGCACCGGCGCCGCGCCGCCGTCGGGCCGCTGCATATCTCGCCCGGTTCCGGCCAGAACGCTGGTACGGGCCAGGGCGCGGGCCAAGCCGCGGACGAGCTGACGCTGAGCCTGCACGACGCACTCGGGCTCATCATCCGCACCTCTGACGCCGCGACCTCCTTGGCCGTGCGGGACGCCCTGGAGGCCAGGGGAGTGGACCTTCTCGCCGAGACCCGTGGGTTCCTTGAAAGGTTCAACCCTCCGGGCCAGACCCTGATTCACACCCAGATCACCGGGTTCGAAGACTGGGGGGCCGCCCGTGGCGACCTGCTGACTGGAGAGACCTCACCCCACGAGCTGCGGCAGCTTCTCATGCTCGTCACCGGTTATGGCGGGCTCCTCGGTGAAGAACTGCCCGACCGCGGAGAACCCCTCGTGGCTCCGTCTGCCGCGAGCCGCATGCTGGGCTGGATGTCCCCGGTCTTCGAACCTGCAGGGCTCGCCTGGGCGTTGCCCGGCTACGGGCCGAAGAAGGTGCCCCAGTGGACGGTCTCCGGGCTGGAGACCCGGGGCCCGAGGACCCCGGCTGCGGACGGAGCCTCCGACGCCCACGACGACGCTGACGCCGAGACCCACCCTGAGGGCTGGACGTCCGTGCTCATCACCCGCCGTCCCGGCGTGGAGCCCACGCAGGGAGGGGTGCTGTGGATGGCCGCCTACGTGCCTGCCGGCCCCACCGAAGCCGCTCCCGAGGCGCCGACGCGCACCGGACGCGACGCGGCTCGGATCTTCGGTGAGCTCGGGCTGACCCTGCACCGGCGCGGACTTAGTCGGGCAAAGCTCCGCGGGAGTGTGGCCCCGATGTACATCAGCGACAGCTGA